In the genome of Candidatus Methylacidiphilales bacterium, one region contains:
- a CDS encoding lysylphosphatidylglycerol synthase transmembrane domain-containing protein, protein MKKPAFPWSLLLRFLATALILILVYFYNRNEWPHQMAIIRRSNPVWLLAAFLCYGITTALGIWRWHVLLKACHAKMKLSRTIQLTFMGLFANQFMPGAMGGDVVKAIYTSREIPHIKPTVIMSIVMERLLGFVAMFLVSTALILSRYEQLTRDPITRFAVHLYLGVFLIVIVVLAVGAWNRAGDFLPFWKKLPFREGLREAGQAYQLFLRHPSCFWGGLVLSALAHFSLMLTFYFVSIALQMDLNFIDLAAVLPLIAVVTLIPVTINGFGLREVAFQHFLSFAAMTKSSCVALSLGGTFLILIWSLVGGPIYLRYGRKPRNP, encoded by the coding sequence ATGAAGAAGCCTGCATTTCCCTGGTCCCTCCTGCTGCGCTTCCTGGCTACGGCCCTGATTCTCATCCTGGTCTATTTCTACAACCGCAATGAGTGGCCGCATCAGATGGCAATCATCCGGCGTTCCAATCCTGTCTGGCTCCTTGCGGCTTTTTTGTGCTACGGCATCACAACCGCCCTGGGCATCTGGCGCTGGCATGTCCTCCTGAAGGCCTGCCATGCGAAAATGAAACTTTCCCGCACCATCCAACTGACTTTTATGGGGCTGTTTGCCAACCAGTTCATGCCCGGCGCCATGGGAGGCGACGTGGTCAAGGCCATCTATACCAGCCGCGAAATCCCGCATATCAAACCGACGGTGATCATGTCCATCGTCATGGAGCGGCTCCTGGGCTTCGTCGCCATGTTTTTGGTTTCCACCGCCCTGATTTTGTCGCGCTACGAACAATTGACCCGCGACCCGATCACGCGTTTCGCGGTCCATCTTTATCTCGGCGTATTTTTGATCGTGATCGTGGTGCTCGCGGTCGGAGCCTGGAACCGGGCGGGCGACTTTTTGCCGTTTTGGAAAAAGTTGCCGTTCCGCGAAGGGCTGCGCGAAGCCGGACAGGCCTATCAACTTTTTCTTCGCCATCCCTCCTGTTTCTGGGGCGGCCTTGTTCTTTCGGCTCTGGCGCATTTTTCCCTCATGCTCACGTTCTATTTTGTGTCCATAGCCCTTCAGATGGATCTGAATTTCATCGACCTTGCGGCGGTTCTGCCGCTCATTGCCGTGGTCACCCTCATTCCGGTGACCATCAACGGCTTCGGCCTCCGGGAAGTCGCGTTCCAGCATTTCCTGAGCTTTGCCGCCATGACCAAATCCTCCTGTGTGGCGCTTTCCCTCGGCGGGACTTTTCTCATCCTGATCTGGAGCCTCGTGGGCGGCCCGATTTACCTGCGTTACGGACGCAAACCGAGGAATCCGTAA